CCTCCTGTGGGCCATCGACAACAACCTGACCCGGGTCATCGCCGACGCGGATGCCCTCCTCGTGGCTCAGCGGAAAGGCCTGGCCGCTGGCGTCGTGAATGTCGCGCTCTCGCTCGCCGCCGGCCACGCGTTGCCGCCGCCCGCTTCGATAGCGATCAGCCTTGTGGTCGGCGCGGTCGGCTACGGCACGAGCCTGGTGCTCTTCATCATGGCCATGCGAGGCCTGGGGGCCGCCCGAACGGGCGCCTACTTCGCGCTGGCCCCGTTCTTCGGCGCCCTTGCCGGCGTCGCGCTACTCGGTGAACCCGTGACGGCCCCGCTGACCTTGACCGCCGCCCTGATGGCCGGCGGGGTTTGGCTGCTGCTGCGCGAGCGGCACTCGCACCGGCATCGGCACGAGGCGGGGATGCACACGCACCGCCACGTCCATGACCAGCACCACCAGCACCAACATGAAGGCTGGGAAGGACCGGAACCGCACATGCACCCTCATGCGACCGGGCCGCTCGAGCATGATCACCCACACATCCACGACGGTCACCACGGCCACGACCATGATTGACCGGTGAACGCTCACGAGGCCCTCGAGCACGAGCAGCCTCCTGCCTGGCCATGGACGAGGACTGGGTATTGACCTCAGTACGGGAGGGACGTGGCGAGCGGCTTACCCTTC
This portion of the Candidatus Methylomirabilota bacterium genome encodes:
- a CDS encoding DMT family transporter, encoding MSALQALLAAAMFGLSVPLAKRLLDVGSPLFLAGLLYLGAGLFLTGVRAVTRSRRSPRPLEPRERVILVGVVLTGGVLAPPLLLWGLARAPASAASLLLNLEVVFTVVLAGAIFHEHLGTRVVAASVMLAAGGIVLGWPSGHLDLPIASAAVAGACLLWAIDNNLTRVIADADALLVAQRKGLAAGVVNVALSLAAGHALPPPASIAISLVVGAVGYGTSLVLFIMAMRGLGAARTGAYFALAPFFGALAGVALLGEPVTAPLTLTAALMAGGVWLLLRERHSHRHRHEAGMHTHRHVHDQHHQHQHEGWEGPEPHMHPHATGPLEHDHPHIHDGHHGHDHD